The window GCAGGTGTAACCCATGAGTTCTTTGGCATGGCAGCTGTTCTGGAACAGGCCAGGCATGCACAAGACTTAGCGGCCTCAAGACTAAAAGAATCTTTCAAATAGATTTTAGTCTTTTTAAAGATTTGTGCAAGGCAGTAATAACAGCTTAGGGTTTAGTTACCCTAAGCTGTTATTTTATTCTCCTTACTCTCTGATTACCAAATACAGGTACATTCAGAAAACCCGGGGAAGTACTGCTTAATATTAATACAACTGTTCCTCACAAAACAAGCTGCTGTACATGCCCGTGGTAAGCCAGGCAAAGACTTACATTCCCTCCTCGTACTCCAGGTGCCTCATTACTGCGCGCAGCTCGAAATAAGAAACGGTATCACCTAGAGCTTCCTTGGCTTCGCCCAGCCTAAGGCTTCCCTTCTCCCCATAATACCCCAGGATCGTTTCCAGCGTGTGCCGTGATATCAGGCGCCTGATGTCTATTTCGCCGGTGCTCACATAATTAAGCAGGTGGGTTTCTACGGTTCCGGTGGCCAGGCCGCGGAATTCGGCAACTTCCTGAATGGATTTACCCTCCTGGAAAAGCTCAAAGCTCTGCTGTTTGGTGTCTTTTTTTTCCTTTTTAGGTTTTGATTCTCTTTTTTCCTCTTCCTGGGCAGCCGTTTCTCCTTCTGGAAAAGCAGCAGATTCTCCAGGTGCAGGAGCATCTCCCGGGGCAAAGTTGTTGATGATCTCCAGCAGATCCTCGCCCATCTGCTCCAGCTTTTTCTTACCCAGGCCCTTTATCTTTTTCAGGCTTGCCATGTTGCGCGGCTGGCGGGAGGCCAACTCTTCCATAGTTTTGAGCGGCAGGATCATGTAGTGGGGCAGATCATGCTCAATTGCCTTCTCATCGCGGTATTGCTTGAGCCGCGTATAAAGTTCGGGATGATCGGAGGGCGTATAATGCCCGGTTTCTTTCTCTTTCTTCTGTGGCTTTAAGTTTACCTCTTCCAGCGCAGCCTTGGCGCGTGTTTCCAGGTAGGCATTTACCTTAAAGCCTTCTTTACATACCTGCAGGCAGGCCTCTTTGATGAAGGCATCCTGGTAAAGATTTTCGTAAACCTGCTTCAGGGTTTTTCTAACTTCTTTGTTGTCGGTTTCGATAGTAATCGCTTTTAAGGGCTGCAGCAGCAGCTCCCCAAGCTTTTCGGAAAAATAAGTGGCTGCCTGCTTTACCCGCGCCTGCAGGTCTCTGTTTTCCTCCACAATTTCCTGGTATAACCCCAGCTTCACCAGCTGGCCGGCAAACTTATGGCTTACATCCGCAATAGTAGTCCGAAAGTTTAGCTCCATGGTGCCTATCACTTCTGCAGGATTACCTGCCAGGCTGCCTGCATGCTCACGCAGGAGCTTATAGAAATAGCCAATGCGCCTGCCAAGCACACTAAAATCGAACAGGTCGAGCAGCAGGCGCTGCTGATAGGCCTGCCGGGCCGTCTGCAGGGCTTCATGGCCGGGCTGGTTTTTCTCCACATTACCGTTAAATCCCTGAATGGTAGCATCGCTGATGATGCTGCCGGGAGCAAGTGGCTGTGTGAGCACGAGCCCTTCCAGCGAGCGGCAGCGGCTTAAAGCTACATACACCTGCCCGTGGGTAAAGGCGGCGTTGGCATCGATAATGGCTTTATCGAAAGTAAGGCCCTGGCTTTTATGAATGGTGATGGCCCAGGCCAGCTTAAGCGGGTATTGCCTGAATATGCCTGCTACGCTTTCCTGTATTTCTTTGGTCTGCTCATCGAGGGCGTATTTGTAGTTGTGCCATTCCACTCTTTCCACATAGATCGGATCTTCCTCTCCGGGGCACTGCACAACGATCGTTTCTTCATAAATATCCTTTACCGTACCAATCTTGCCATTGTAGTAGCGCTTCTCCCGGCCCTGGTCATTTTTAACGAACATCACCTGTGCTCCTTTTTTAATAACCAGGTGCTCCTCGGTAGGATAGAGATATTCAGGAAAGTCCTTTTCTACGTTTGCCCTGAAGCTGAATTCTTTGCTCCTGATCTTCTGCAGCTCCCGTTCGTTGATTTGCTGCGCCTGGCTGTTGTGGGTGGTAAGGGTAATATAGCCTTCGTCGGCACTGGGGCTAAAGCCCTCCAGGCAGCGGCTGTTAAGCTGCTGCAGCAATTCTCCCTTCAGTCTGTTTTCGCGGATGCCGTTCAGGATGTTGATAAAGGTAGCATCGCGCTGGCGGTAAATGTGCTGCAGCATAATGCTTACATATTCTGTTTGCTGCAGGGCCTGGCTGCCAAAAAAGAATACAGTGCTGTAATGCTCCCGGAGCAGCTTCCACTCCTCTTCCCTGGCAATGGGTGCAAGCTGCTGCAGATCGCCGATCATGAGCAGCTGCACCCCGCCAAAAGGCTGGTTGCGGTCTTTGTAGCGGCGCAGCACCTCATCGATGGCATCGAGCACATCGGCCCGCACCATACTTATTTCGTCGATCACCAGCAGATCCAGGCTGCGGATAATATTTATCTTTTCGCGGCTGAACTTCTTGATTTGCCGTTCTCCCCCCGCTATGGGGGCTGCTCCCGGAAGGTAAGGCCCAAAGGGTATCTGAAAAAAGGAATGTATGGTAACACCGCCCGCATTCATGGCGGCCACGCCTGTAGGGGCCACTACCACCATGCGCTTCAGCAACTGCTGTTTCAGGTTGTGCAAAAAAGTAGTTTTGCCGGTACCTGCCTTGCCCGTCAGAAAAATGTGCCTGTTGGTATGTGCTACAAAATCGTGAGCCAGCTGAAGCTGTTCATTCTGGTGTTGCTGCATAGATATTAAAAGCTGTAGTTTAAAAAATTAAGTGCACAAGCCCAAAGCCCGCAAGAGGATTCATAGAAACATAGCCCTGCCATCCCGGTTCTGCTATATTGTTAAAGCCTTATAACTAATATCGGCAAAAGTGTTAAACTTATCCAGTAAAGCCGGCGCTAAATACATATTTAACAGCCAGTCATCTTCTGTATCCTGTGAATCAGTCCTCACACTGCCTGGCAACAAAATTGCAGCCCTGCTTTCTGCCCGCAGGGCCGGTAATTACCTGATCATCAATACCCAATGCTATCAATCCAAAAGTAACCAGAGGCACCCGGGGGCTCATAAGTTAATAACAATGAGCCTGGTACAACCTTCTGGCAGCCGCCCCTGTTAAACTAAACATAAACAAAGCGCAACCGCTTTTGGTACAGGCATTAATCCCTGAAACTTTATATCTGGTAGTGAGTTTAAGTTTTTTTGAAAAGCCAGGAAAAAATACCTATAATGAGCCCTTTATTGAGAAGGAACCTATATTTTGACTAACAATACCCCCTATTTTTCAGGCAGAAAAGATTATGATTCTGAATTTTGCGGCAGCATTCCGCTTAATTTTATCAATCTGATACAAGCACACGGAGTGCTGCTGGTGTTGCAGCGCGATTCTTTTACCGTTGTACAGGCCAGCGAAAATGCTGAACAGCTTTTGGGCAGTACAGCCGCAGCACTGGTACAGCAACCTTTGCAAAGCTTTATTAACCAGGAGCAGCTACAGGCGCTCCAGGAACAGCTGAACCGCAGAGAAAACGGCAATTATGTACCCTTTACGCTAAACTGGCAAAGCCCGGCTGGCATAAAAGCCTTATCGGCCACCCTCCACACCCGTGATCTGTACCTGCTCCTGGAATTAGAAGTAGCGCAACAAACCTCCGGCCTTTCTTTTGTGGCTACCTATCAGGCCATCAGCTATATTATTTCTTCGCTTAAAGAAGCCGAAAGTGTAACAGCAGTAAGTAATGTAGCCGCTAATGAGCTCAAAAAGCTGTCGGGTTTTGATCGGGTAATGGTTTACCAGTTCGATGAGGCCTGGAATGGTGCTGTTGTAGCAGAAGCTCAGGAAGAGCACATGGAGGAATCGTATTTAGGCCTGCATTTTCCGGCTTCCGATGTACCCAAACAAGCCAGGGAATTATACACAAAAACTTCTTTCCGTATAATTCCGGATGTAAATGCCCCCGCAGCAAAACTATACCCGGTGATCAACCCCCTCACCAGCAGCCTGACTGATATCTCTGATGCTATTTTAAGGGCTGTACCGCTGGTGCACATTGAATACCTGATGAACATGGGCGTTACGGCATCCATGTCGACCCCCATTATTGTGAACAACAAATTGTGGGGGCTGATTTCCTGCCATCACCGCAGCGCTATGCCTGTTAGCTTTGAGCTAAGAACTTCTTTCGAGATCATTTCAGAAATTATTGCCTCGCAGGTAAGCGCACGCGAAAAAGAAACCAGCTTCCGCTATCGCTCCACCTTACACGAAATTGAGCTAAAGCTCATGGAGCAGGTGTACACCAGCAAAAGCCTGTCGGAAGGATTGCTGGATAACCCTTCCTACCTGCTTGATCTGTTAGACGTGCAGGGCCTGGTACTTACCTTTAATAATGCATACCTCACGGCAGGCGAGGTACCCGACGAGCGCATGGTCAGGAACCTGATTAAATGGCTGGTGCGCTACAGCAAGAATAAGATCTTCACCACCGACTCGCTTCCTGCCTTATTTGAAGAAGCTCAGGTGTACCGGGATGTAGCCAGCGGACTTATTGCCATACAAATAACAGGCAGCAGAAACTACCTTTTAGGATTCAGGGCAGAGGTGATCAAATCGGTAAACTGGGGCGGCAATCCTAACGAGGCGATCAAATTTGAAGCCAAAAGCAAACGATATCATCCCAGAAATTCGTTTAATTTGTGGCGGGAACAGGTAGAATTCACCTCTGCCCCCTGGCGCCCGGAAGTAATAGAAGTAGCTCAGCATGTAAGAACTGCGATGTTGGAAAAATTGCTGAAAGAAGAAGAAATGCTTTAATTATTTTCGTTTCCATTAGTAAATTAGTTCCAGAAGGTACTCCCCTAGCGTTACAAACTATATGCGCTCTGCTGCTTCAGAAAACAAGCTTCAACCCTCTGCCAAAGAAAATTCCCCAAACGGGAAAAAAGATAGTCATTACGTAGTGGGTATCGGAGCCTCCGCCGGAGGCCTGGAAGCCATTAATGAACTGTTTGATAATATTCCCCATGGCGGCAATTTTTCATTTGTAGTGGTTCAGCACCTCTCGCCCAATCATAAAAGCATGATGGACGAGCTGCTGTCCAAACACACACAAATGAAAATTGTACGTGCCGAAGAAGGCACCCGTCTGGTACCCAACCATGTGTACCTGATCCCCAGCAAAAAGAACATGACGGTAAAGCACGGCAAGCTGTACCTTACCGAAAAATCCGCTACCTCCTCCGGTGCAAATCAAACCATCGATATCTTTTTGGAATCGCTGGCAAAGGATAAAAAAGACCATGCCATAGCCATCATTCTCTCTGGCACCGGTTCTGATGGCACCAGGGGTATTGAGTACATCAAAGAATGGGGCGGCATGGTGATTGTACAGGATCCTGCCACTGCCAAATTCGATGGCATGCCCAACAGCGCTATTGCCTCCGGCTGCACCGACCTGATTTTGCCTCCGGAACTGATGGCCGAAGAGATCTTCCGCTATCCGGAGCATGCCAGCCACAAAGATGCAGGCAAGCTTATCCTGCAGGAGGCCGATGTTGACCATCTGGTGGAGATCATAAACCTGGTGCGGGAGCAAACCTCACACGACTTTTCGGCTTACAAAGAGCAAACCCTGCACCGCCGCATACTCCGCAGAATAGCCCAGGTAGACATGGATAATCCCAAGGAATACATCCACTACCTGCGTAATAACCCCGATGAGGTAAATTACCTGGGCAAGGAATTCCTGATTGGCGTTACGCGTTTCTTCCGCGATCCGGAGGCTTTCAGCTTTCTGGAAGAAAAGGTGTTGCCTGAGATCGTTTCCAAAAAGAATATGGACTCCCCGGTAAAAATATGGGTGACTGCCTGTAGTACCGGAGAAGAAGCCTATACCCTGGCGATGCTTGTTTGCGAGTGCCTGACAAAGCTAAAAAAGGATCTGGATGTAAAAATATTTGCCACCGATATAGACAGCAAGGCGCTGGAATTTGCCGCCAAGGGGGTCTATCCGGAAACCATCCAAAAAGATGTTTCTGAGGAGCGGCTGGAGAAGTTCTTTACCAGAGAGGGCAGAAAATACTGTGTGAGCCAGAAAATCCGGCGCATGGTTATTTTTGCTCAGCACAATGTGATCAAAGATCCGCCATTCAGCAAGATGGACCTGGTGAGCTGCCGCAACATGCTCATTTATATGAAGCCTGCCCTGCAGCGCAAGGTGCTGGCAACTTTCCATTTTTCGCTTAAAGTTGGAGGCTACCTGTTTTTGGGACCCAGCGAAAGCAGCGAAGAATTGCTGCCTTCCCTGAAGGTGCTTAACAAGAAATGGAACATCTTTAAGGTAATTTCCAAAAGCAGAAATTTTATTTTTGAAGGCAACGCGCTGGAGAGAGAAAAGAAGCCGAGCCAGCGCATAGCAGATGTACAGCCCAAGCGCCGCTCTTCAGAGCAGGAAATGCAGGAAACCTTCCATGAGCTGGTAACCGATGAGCTGGGCTATGCCGCTGTTTTTATCAACGAAGAATATGAACTGCTGCAGGCCATAGGCGACTATAAGCGCTTTCTGGAGATGCCTGATAAGATGCTCCAGAACAACCTGCTGAAAATGGTTCCGCGCGAAGTTTCACTGGCGCTCAACCTGGCCCTGCGCAAAGCTACCCGTGATAACGAAAAGGTAGTTTCCAAGCGCATCGAAATGCTTAAAAAGGGTATTGTACACCACGTATCGCTGGTCGTAAAGCCCTCTCTTACTGCCGACCAGTACAGCCGCAAGTTTATTACAGTGCTGTTCAAAGAAGACAGCAGCGAAAAAATAACACCGGGCGAGCGTGCCCTCTTTGAGCAGCAGGTAAGTATTGAGCGCCTGATAGAGCTCGAAAATGAGCTCAAGGAAACCAGGTACGACCTGCAGGCCATGGTAGAGGAGCTGGAAACCGCCAATGAGGAGATGCAGTCGAGCAACGAAGAGCTGATCTCCAGCAACGAGGAATTACAAAGCACCAACGAAGAGCTGCAATCGGTAAACGAAGAGCTGCATACGGTAAATGCCGAGCACCAGCAAAAAATACGGGAGCTGGAAGAGCTCAACGACGACCTGAACAATTACTTCCGCAGTACGGATATCGGGCAGATCTTTGTGGACAAAAACCTGATCATCCGCAAGTTTACGCCCAGCATCAAACAGCAGATCAACCTCATTGAATCCGACCTCGGGCGGCCCATCAACCACCTTTCCTACAACATACGGCACGAAAACCTGGTAGAAGATATCGAACAGGCGATCAGTACCTCTACGGTGATTCAGAAAGAGATTGAAACCCGTAACGGAAAGGTCTATCTAATGAAAATACTACCTTATCTGCGGCAGGATAAAAGTGTTGACGGTGCGGTAGTATCTTTCGTGGATATATCGGTAGTGAAAGGCCTTAACAACCTGCTGGAAGGGGTACTCAACAGCTCCATGAGCGGTATTATGGCCTTTACCGTAGTTGCAGACGAGCAAGGCCAGCCTTTAGACCTGGAATGGACCCTCATTAACAGGGCTGCCAAAGCTATATTGGGAAAAGAAGGACAGGAGCTGGAGGGCAAACGCCTGCTGCAGGAGCTGCCCGGCTTTAAAAAAGAAGGGCTGTATAAAAAGCTGCTGGCTGTTTCGCTGGCTAAAAAGCCACTGCACCTGGAGCACTACTACCTCCATGATGGCATCGAAGTATGGCTGGAAATTATTGCCGTTCCGCTCGATACCAACGGTATTGCTTTAACGCTGGTAGACATCACCGAAAAGAAAGCCGCCGAAGAAGAGCTTTTAGCTACCTACGACGAGGTAAAAGATGCCGAGGAAAAGCTACGTAAGCTTAACCTGGAGCTGGAAAAACGTGTGGAAGACCGTACCAAGGAGCTCTCGGAAAGCGAAGAACGCTTCAGGCTGCTTTCGCGGGCCACCAACGATGCCGTTTGGGACTGGGACCTGGTAACCAGCGAATTCTGGTGGAACGAAGGTTTTCAGGAAATCTTTGGTTTTAAAGAACAAGACATCGAACCGGGCGTAGAATCCTGGTTTAACCGCCTGCAGCCAGATGAGCGCAACACCATTATTGAGGAGCTTAATGAAGCAATCAACAAAGGCGAAAAGCAGTGGGCTGCCGAACACCGGTTTTTAAAAGCAGATGGCAGCTACACCTGGGTATACAACCGGGGTTATATCCTAAAGAATGAGTATGGCATACCTTATCGTATGCTAGGCTCCATGGTAGACCTCTCCAGCCTTAAAAAAGCACAGGAAGAACTGGAGCAAAGCAATAAAAACCTGCGGAAGATCAATGCCGACCTGGACAACTTCGTGTATACGGCCTCGCACGACCTGCGTGCCCCGGTAGCAAACCTGGAAGGCCTGCTGATGCTGCTCAAACCAAAATTCAGCGAGCATATGCCGCAGCAGGAGCAAAAGCTTATACAGCTGGTAGAAGCATCTATTGAAAAGCTGAAGCGCACCATCCACGGCCTGCTCGAAATTACCAAGGTGCAGAAAGATCTTGAGCGGCAGGTAGAGGATGTAACCTTTATGGATGTGCTGGCCGATGTGGAAGGCGATATCAGGAATCAGATTCAGGATACAGCAGCCATTATCATCACTGACTTTAAGGTTGAGCGGATAAAGTATAACCGTGTAAACCTGCAGAGCATCATTTACAACCTGCTTAGCAATTCACTGAAGTACAAATCTCACGAGCAGGCTCCGCGCATACGCATCAGCACCCAGCGAAAAGACGGACATGTAATACTCACCTTTTCCGATAACGGCCTGGGCATGAATGTGCAGCAGCAGAAAAAGCTGTTTACCATGTTTAACCGTTTCCATACTCATGTAGATGGTACCGGCATTGGGCTTTACATGGTAAAGCGGATTATTGAAAACAACGAAGGGCGCATAAAAGTAGAAAGCAAAGAAGGTCAGGGCACCACTTTTAAAATATATTTCAAAGAGAACCCTTCTGAAAAAGAAGTAGATCAGGCAGTGCTGGTGTAAAGTAACTTTACCTGCCGGGGCATTTTATTTTTCAGAAAGCAGAATGCCTCTGCCTGCTGCTGGCACTGCTGCAGCTTATCGTAATTATTCTATTTTTTATTAATTTTTCAAACAAGCACAAAACTGCCCGGTTGTTAGGGTTAAGAGCGTTTTACCCTGTAAAGAAGCACTCGCTTCTATTTTTCTATCTGCCTTTCAACGCCTGAGCCGGCAGATGTGCCTGTAAATATAATTTGCCATGAAAGAAAATACGGATTCCGATGCAGGTGGTATAAAGCAGGAGATAAAAAAAATACCTCAAAAAGGCCCTTTCCGACGCGATTACTGGCGCAGCCCTTTACGCGGTCCCTGGATGGCCTCTTTTATGAGTCTCCTGCTCCTGATAGTGATCCCGATAGTGTTTATCACCGGACTGATAGACCATGTTGCCTGGAACCCGGATCTTGGGGGAACCAACAACAGGACACCCGAAATGGGCCTGCTGGGATTTCTGCAGGGTACCGAATGGCCCACCCGGCCTATCTGGCTCTACCGGCTTACGGAAGGCACCCATGTAGTCTTAGGTATTACCCTGCTTCCATTGGTACTTGCCAAACTTTGGGCTATCATGCCAAGCCTGTATAAATGGCCCCTGGCCGATTCTCTGGGGCACGCCCTGGAGCGGATAAGCCTGTTGTTTGTGATAGGGGGAATCTTTTTTCAGATTTTTACAGGTTTGTTCTATATACAAAACTTTATCATCCTCAACAATGTAACCTTTAACCGGCTGCATTTCTATGGCAACTGGATTTTTATAGCTGGTCTGGTACTGCATGTGCTGGTCAAATTTCCGGAAATGATCAAGGGACTGAAGGGGCGGGATCTTGACGAGGAAATGAGCAAATCTACAGATGAAACTGAGCCGGAACCAGAGGAGGAAGGCAGGCTTGTGAGTACAGACCCTGCGCCACCAACCATTTCCCGCAGAGGAGCCATTGCCATAGCAGGTGGCAGTGCCCTGACGATTATGGCCCTGGCTGTAGGCCAGACCCTGGGGAGAGACTGGAGCTGGCTGGCAATTCTTTCTCCACGGGCCCAGAGCCCAGCGGGCGACGGTCCGAATGATTTCCGGGTGAACAAAACGGCTAAAAAAGCTAAAATACAGCCAGAACAGGTAGGCCCGGATTGGCGGCTGGAGCTGGTTGGGGCAACCACACACAGCCTCAGCCGGGAAGATCTGCTGGCTATGCCCCTGCATACATCTTCTCTGCCCATTTCCTGCCTGGAAGGCTGGTCTACAGGCAACCAGAGCTGGGAAGGCGTGCGCCTGCGGGACCTTGCAGTACTGGCGGGCATGCCCAATGCGGGGAAGGTTCTTTTTGAGTCGCTTGAATCCACAGATGCGGTGGCCCGCATGTCTTTTATGCGGCATAACCAGATCCAGGATCCGCTTTCTTTGCTGGCACTTCGCGTAAATGGTGCCGATCTTTCCATGGATCATGGCTACCCGGCCAGGGCCATTGTTCCGGCTACTCCTGGTAACCGCAACACTAAGTGGATTTACCGCATGACTTTTATGGAGGAGGCCTGATATGAAAAAAATACCTCTTTACGGCCGTGGCCCTTTACATCTGCTGGGCGTGATCTTCTGCTATTCGCTGGCTACCTATGCAGGCATTAAACTGTTCAGCAATGTTTCCCTATGGATTGCACTGGCCTTTCCGGCAGGTATTGCGCTGCACGACTTTGTGCTCTTCCCGATATACCGCAAAGCCAATCATGTACTCACCAACTATCAGCTGAAGCGGGAGCAACAGGGAAAAACATCCCGCCGCTGGATTAACCACGTACGGGTGCCGGTGGTGATCAGCTTTCTGCTGCTGCTCTGCTATTTCCCGATCATCTTACAACTTTCCGATAACCGGCAGGAACATACCTCCCTTGACCAGGACTCTTACCTGTACCGTTGGCTGCTGGTTACTGCCGCCCTGGTGGTGGGTTCGGTTCTGGCTTATTTTCTGAAAAGCAGGCGGGCAAATACCACGGCTCCGAAGCAGGAAAAGAAAAATCTGTAAGAACACCAGCTGCAAGCGCCAGAGCCCATCTATTGGCTTTAGCAGGCATTTACGATCAGGCTATAAGTTATGTAGTGCTATAAGAGTGCCTGAACTTTTTAACCATAACGTTTAAAGAAAACCCGGAAGGTAGAACCAACGCCAACCTCGCTTTCTACTGTTATTTTACCACCGGCATTCTCTACTACTCTTTTTACAATATACAAGCCCACCCCGGAGCCTTCTACATGGTCGTGCAGTCGCTTGAACATCGAAAACATTTTTTGCTCATAGGCCAGGTCTATTCCCAGGCCATTGTCGCTTACAGAAAGTATGGTGTACTCCGGCGTGCTTTCGGTTGTAATCCTGATAACAGGGGTGCGCCTGGCTGCGCGGTATTTAATGGCATTGCTAAGCAGGTTATAAACAATACTGCGCACATTCTTGGCAGAAAAGCGTACGTATGAGTCTTTAGAAAAATCCGTTTGCAGCACTGCATCAGATTCAGCAATAACAGATTCAAAGTCCAGCTGCACCTCTGTCACCACTTGGGCAAGATTCACATACTGCACATCCTCGCCAGACTCACGCTGTATCCTGGCAACCTTGGTCAGGTCTGTTACCGTTCTTTTAAATCTTTCAATAGAAGCTTTTATATAGCTAATAAGCTGTTTAGTGGTTGCTGATTCCAGCGATTCGGCAGGCAGGTGCACCAGCAGGGCATTCATCAGGCCTTCTATATTGGAAATAGGAGCCTTTAAATCGTGCGAGGCCGAGTATACAAAGTTATCCAGGTCGGCGTTTGTTGCCAGGAGCTGCCTGTTCATTTCTTCGATCTCATGCAGAGCCTCCACCTGCTCGCTAATGCTGATGGCCACAACGATAACACCCAGGATATTATCCTGTGCATCGCGCATGGGCTGGTACAACAGGTTAAAATAATTAGTTTCCAGCTGTCCGCTCCGCAGCAGCTTAACCGGCAGCTGATTGGCCACAAAGGGTTCTCCGGTTTGGTAAACTCCCTCCAGGAGCTCCCTGATTCCCTGGCCTTCTATTTCGGGCAGTGCCTCCAGAATTGCTTTGCCCAGCACCTCTTTGGGGCGGCGTCCCCAAAGCTCGCAAATACCAGGATTCGCCAGATCTACAATAAAAGTTGGCCCACGCAGAATAGCAATCGCCACAGGCGCCTGCTGGAAAAGACTAGCCAGATATTGCTGCTGCCGCACTATTTCTTCACGTGCCTGCACACTGGTAATAGAGGTAGCAATTTGCCCTGTTAACAAGGCATGAAAACCCTGGTAATTAGCGTCGTACTTTAATTTTGGTGCAATTCCGGAGATAAAGAAGCCAATAGGATGGTCTTGTGCCGGCTTGAAAACAGGATGGATCACCGCCTGTTCGGTCAGCGCATGATCAGCTTCTTCTTCTCCTCCTGATGCAATACCCGCGGGCAGCTTGTCTACCACCACCGAGCGTTTCTTTTGCTTTACATCAGCCAGGGGCCAGGACGTGTCTGCCGCATCCAGGTCGATGGTAAGCGGA of the Flammeovirgaceae bacterium 311 genome contains:
- a CDS encoding oxidoreductase molybdopterin binding protein (COG2041 Sulfite oxidase and related enzymes), which gives rise to MKENTDSDAGGIKQEIKKIPQKGPFRRDYWRSPLRGPWMASFMSLLLLIVIPIVFITGLIDHVAWNPDLGGTNNRTPEMGLLGFLQGTEWPTRPIWLYRLTEGTHVVLGITLLPLVLAKLWAIMPSLYKWPLADSLGHALERISLLFVIGGIFFQIFTGLFYIQNFIILNNVTFNRLHFYGNWIFIAGLVLHVLVKFPEMIKGLKGRDLDEEMSKSTDETEPEPEEEGRLVSTDPAPPTISRRGAIAIAGGSALTIMALAVGQTLGRDWSWLAILSPRAQSPAGDGPNDFRVNKTAKKAKIQPEQVGPDWRLELVGATTHSLSREDLLAMPLHTSSLPISCLEGWSTGNQSWEGVRLRDLAVLAGMPNAGKVLFESLESTDAVARMSFMRHNQIQDPLSLLALRVNGADLSMDHGYPARAIVPATPGNRNTKWIYRMTFMEEA
- a CDS encoding PAS/PAC sensor hybrid histidine kinase (COG2202 FOG: PAS/PAC domain), which gives rise to MHHEEPFHSPSKSNIFLGGGEMGALMRAYNWNDHPLGNPEGWPESLKTNIRLLLNSGFPMFIWWSDAFYMFHNDAYLPALGKKHPHALGASAREMWAEIWEQLGMLAEGILQNAEPFYADSLPVYLDRHGFIEETYWTFSYSPAFNDAGEVQGVFCACFEVTSTVLAQRRQRTLKDISEAMNQVLTLEQACQLTCEFLHEDNSDIPFSLIYLLEASGTKARLYGKSGGLTEEAAPLTIDLDAADTSWPLADVKQKKRSVVVDKLPAGIASGGEEEADHALTEQAVIHPVFKPAQDHPIGFFISGIAPKLKYDANYQGFHALLTGQIATSITSVQAREEIVRQQQYLASLFQQAPVAIAILRGPTFIVDLANPGICELWGRRPKEVLGKAILEALPEIEGQGIRELLEGVYQTGEPFVANQLPVKLLRSGQLETNYFNLLYQPMRDAQDNILGVIVVAISISEQVEALHEIEEMNRQLLATNADLDNFVYSASHDLKAPISNIEGLMNALLVHLPAESLESATTKQLISYIKASIERFKRTVTDLTKVARIQRESGEDVQYVNLAQVVTEVQLDFESVIAESDAVLQTDFSKDSYVRFSAKNVRSIVYNLLSNAIKYRAARRTPVIRITTESTPEYTILSVSDNGLGIDLAYEQKMFSMFKRLHDHVEGSGVGLYIVKRVVENAGGKITVESEVGVGSTFRVFFKRYG